From Aristaeella lactis, the proteins below share one genomic window:
- a CDS encoding endonuclease MutS2 has product MTQDMITLGFDLIIEQLQNQAVSQAARRKLAETEPILHEGLCRARMEETTAALYVMENTGTPPISETDGTETGLIQAAQGGMLLPSQLCSVARFCATIQRLRRYLQNAQTWSAGIASWQTELPDLTGLEDDIERSVREDTVLDDASPALRNLRRQREFTEQSIREKLNQILFHHKKELADSYITQRNGIFVIPVQKRFQGSFPGHAVDTSAKGNTVFMEPTAVQALRQELEMLLIEIDTEERRILWELSDRVAAEETPLRDAIRVMTDLDILFARAKLSMEMKARPVELTAERRIRLVNARHPLLDPDTCVPLNLELALPDSGIAVTGPNTGGKTVCLKTVGLLTLMAQSGLHIPCGEGTVIGLMDRVLCDIGDSQSISQNLSTFSGHMTNVIRILEECSRESLVLLDELGSGTDPAEGSGLAAAILEELLRRGCFFLVTTHDPQIKQWAEQTEHVVSARMAFDRESLMPLYRLELGKSGKSCAIEIARRLGMDEGLLSRARQVADQGPDTVPEPGRKPMRIPAGRLQRLREKADGDFERFTMGDSVLLLPDKKNAIVYQPADDDGNVIIQFQGKKITVRHNRLKLLVPAAQLYPPDYDFSIIFDTVANRKAAHTMDRKFDRDAVIIHKEGNKEI; this is encoded by the coding sequence ATGACACAGGATATGATTACACTCGGGTTTGACCTGATCATTGAACAACTCCAGAACCAGGCTGTTTCGCAGGCGGCACGCCGGAAGCTTGCGGAAACAGAGCCCATATTGCATGAAGGCCTTTGCCGAGCCCGCATGGAGGAAACCACTGCCGCGCTTTATGTAATGGAAAACACCGGTACCCCGCCGATCTCGGAAACAGACGGAACGGAAACCGGCCTCATCCAGGCAGCCCAGGGCGGCATGCTGCTCCCCTCCCAGCTCTGTTCAGTTGCCCGGTTCTGTGCCACCATCCAGCGGCTTCGCAGGTACCTGCAGAACGCCCAGACCTGGAGCGCCGGCATCGCTTCCTGGCAGACAGAACTTCCGGACCTGACCGGTCTGGAGGATGATATCGAACGTTCCGTCCGGGAGGATACTGTACTGGACGACGCCTCCCCCGCCCTCCGGAACCTTCGCCGCCAGCGGGAGTTTACAGAGCAGTCCATCCGTGAGAAACTGAACCAGATCCTTTTCCATCATAAAAAGGAACTGGCGGACAGCTATATCACCCAGCGCAACGGGATCTTTGTCATTCCTGTGCAGAAACGGTTCCAGGGTTCTTTTCCCGGGCACGCGGTGGATACCTCCGCCAAAGGCAACACCGTCTTTATGGAGCCCACTGCCGTACAGGCCCTGCGCCAGGAGCTGGAAATGCTGCTCATCGAAATCGATACGGAAGAGCGCCGTATTCTCTGGGAACTCAGCGACCGGGTCGCCGCGGAAGAAACGCCGCTGCGGGATGCCATCCGGGTGATGACAGACCTGGATATCCTCTTTGCCCGGGCCAAGCTGAGTATGGAAATGAAAGCCCGCCCGGTGGAACTGACTGCGGAACGGCGTATCCGCCTGGTGAATGCCCGGCATCCGCTGCTGGATCCTGATACCTGCGTTCCTCTCAACCTGGAGCTGGCCCTGCCGGATTCCGGCATTGCCGTCACCGGGCCCAACACCGGCGGAAAAACCGTCTGCCTCAAAACAGTGGGTCTCCTGACCCTGATGGCCCAGAGCGGCCTGCATATCCCCTGCGGGGAAGGCACAGTCATCGGGCTGATGGACCGGGTACTGTGTGATATCGGCGACAGCCAGAGCATCAGCCAGAACCTGTCCACCTTTTCCGGCCATATGACCAATGTCATCCGCATCCTGGAAGAATGTAGCAGGGAAAGCCTTGTCCTGCTGGATGAGCTGGGCAGCGGAACAGATCCGGCGGAAGGTTCCGGCCTGGCCGCAGCGATCCTCGAGGAACTGCTCCGGCGCGGATGTTTTTTCCTGGTCACCACCCACGATCCGCAGATCAAGCAATGGGCTGAGCAGACGGAACATGTGGTTTCCGCACGGATGGCCTTTGACCGGGAATCCCTGATGCCGCTGTACCGTCTGGAGCTGGGTAAAAGCGGAAAAAGCTGCGCCATCGAAATCGCCCGACGGCTCGGAATGGATGAAGGATTGCTCAGTCGTGCCCGTCAGGTAGCTGATCAGGGGCCGGACACTGTTCCGGAACCCGGGCGAAAACCCATGCGGATCCCTGCCGGCCGCCTGCAGCGTCTTCGGGAAAAAGCAGATGGGGACTTTGAACGGTTCACCATGGGAGACAGCGTCCTGCTGCTTCCGGATAAAAAGAACGCGATCGTATACCAGCCTGCCGATGATGACGGCAATGTGATTATCCAGTTCCAGGGGAAGAAGATCACCGTCCGCCACAACCGGCTGAAGCTGCTGGTTCCCGCGGCTCAGCTTTATCCGCCGGACTATGATTTCTCAATCATTTTCGACACCGTCGCCAACCGCAAGGCCGCCCATACCATGGACCGCAAATTTGACCGGGACGCGGTGATCATACACAAAGAAGGAAACAAGGAGATATAA